In Zalophus californianus isolate mZalCal1 chromosome 17, mZalCal1.pri.v2, whole genome shotgun sequence, one DNA window encodes the following:
- the RABAC1 gene encoding prenylated Rab acceptor protein 1 — MAAEKDQQKDAEPEGLSATTLLPKLIPSGAGREWLERRRATIRPWGSFVDQRRFSRPRNLGELCQRLVRNVEYYQSNYVFVFLGLILYCVVTSPMLLVALAVFFGACYILYLRTLQSKFVLFGREVTPAHQYALAGGVSFPFFWLAGAGSAVFWVLGATLVVIGSHAAFHQTEAVDGEELQMEPV, encoded by the exons ATGGCGGCCGAGAAGGACCAGCAGAAGGATGCCGAGCCGGAAGGGCTGAGCGCCAC GACCCTGCTGCCGAAACTGATCCCATCCGGCGCGGGCCGGGAGTGGCTGGAGCGGCGCCGCGCGACCATCCGGCCCTGGGGCTCCTTCGTGGACCAGCGGCGCTTCTCGCGCCCGCGCAACCTGGGCGAGCTGTGCCAGCGCCTCGTACGCAACGTGGAGTACTACCAGAGCAACTACGTGTTCGTGTTCCTGGGCCTCATCCTGTACTGTGT GGTGACGTCCCCCATGCTGCTGGTGGCCCTGGCTGTCTTTTTTGGCGCCTGTTACATCCTCTACCTGCGCACGTTGCAGTCCAAGTTTGTGCTTTTTG GCCGAGAGGTAACCCCAGCCCATCAGTATGCTCTGGCCGGGGGCGTCTCCTTTCCGTTCTTCTGGCTGGCTGGTGCCGGTTCTGCCGTCTTCTGGGTCCTGG GAGCCACCCTCGTGGTCATTGGCTCCCACGCCGCCTTCCACCAGACCGAGGCTGTGGACGGGGAAGAGCTGCAGATGGAGCCTGTGTGA